The Streptomyces sp. TLI_105 DNA segment CCGAGCCGTAGTACGCGTCGTAGTAGCCGGAGCTCAGCGCGTACGTACCGAGGATGATGCGGCGCTTGACCTCGTCGCCGAAGCCGGCCTCACGGGTGAGGGCGGTGACGTCCTCGGCGGACCGCGTGCCGTCGTCGCCGACCCGCAGGCCGTAGCGCATGGCGTCGAAGCGCGCCAGGTTCGAGGAGCACTCGGACGGCGCGATCAGGTAGTACGCCGAAAGGGCGAGGTCGAAGGTCGGGCAGTCCAGCTCGACGATCTCGGCGCCCAGCGACTTCAGCAGCTCGACGGACTCGTCGAAGCGCTGCACGACGCCGGCCTGGTAGCCCTCGCCGCGGAACTGCTTGACGACGCCGACGCGCATGCCCGCCACCGAGCCGTTGCGCGCGGCCTCGACGACCGGCGGGACCGGGGCGTCGATGGAGGTCGAGTCGAGCGGGTCGTGCCCGGCGATCGCCTCGTGCAGGAGGGCCGCGTCCAGGACCGTGCGGGCACAGGGGCCGCCCTGGTCCAGGGAGGACGAGAAGGCCACCATGCCGAAGCGGGAGACGCCGCCGTAGGTCGGCTTGACGCCGACGGTGCCGGTGACGGCGGCGGGCTGGCGGATGGAGCCGCCGGTGTCCGTGCCGATGGCGAGCGGGGCCTCGTACGCGGCGAGGGCGGCCGAGGAGCCGCCGCCGGAGCCGCCGGGGATCCGGGTCAGGTCCCAGGGGTTGCCGGTCGGGCCGTAGGCGCTGTTCTCCGTGGAG contains these protein-coding regions:
- the gatA gene encoding Asp-tRNA(Asn)/Glu-tRNA(Gln) amidotransferase subunit GatA, translated to MTDNTIIKLTAAEIAGKIAAGELTAVEVTEAHLARIEAVDEKVHAFLHVDREGALAQARAVDEKRARGEKLGPLAGVPLALKDIFTTVGMPTTVGSKILEGWIPPYDATLVKNLKAADVVILGKTNMDEFAMGSSTENSAYGPTGNPWDLTRIPGGSGGGSSAALAAYEAPLAIGTDTGGSIRQPAAVTGTVGVKPTYGGVSRFGMVAFSSSLDQGGPCARTVLDAALLHEAIAGHDPLDSTSIDAPVPPVVEAARNGSVAGMRVGVVKQFRGEGYQAGVVQRFDESVELLKSLGAEIVELDCPTFDLALSAYYLIAPSECSSNLARFDAMRYGLRVGDDGTRSAEDVTALTREAGFGDEVKRRIILGTYALSSGYYDAYYGSAQKVRTLITREFEKAFEEVDVIVSPTTPTTAFPIGERADDPMAMYLADLCTIPTNLAGNAAMSLPCGLAPEDGLPVGLQIIAPAMKDDRLYKVGAAVEAAFVEKWGHPLLEEAPSL